A single window of uncultured Pseudodesulfovibrio sp. DNA harbors:
- a CDS encoding glycosyltransferase family 2 protein: MPIAKCTVSIVIPLFNRVELTEQCWNAILKHTGTPFPYEIIFVDNASTDRTSEFLSNLPQTQSPPVNAIRNEQNIGFARACNQGAQASKGEYVVFLNNDTQVHENWLTPLVDELNSNRDTGVVGGCLLYADGTVQHAGVVIGRNRIPYHIFHTASPDDPMVSERREYRIVTGACMAVRKTEFLSMDGFDEGYINGHEDVDLCLRYHENHQKIIYRPECKVTHFESQSEGRFEHCQANTERTYLRWYNKLTQDDFNYAFLESKRKTPDHPLSIAIKIPALDHRAEPDANTLKAEALAAKFSQMGHFCRIDFNDEWGHDDLDVDITVVFVGRTRYKTKPYSQNVLWVENEKELASGDLKQYSLIVCPTTMESSLKTVCTHTEIIPISDRTTGSSSELAALESAMVRLSKTPPSGKISTTGPEKVSILMATYNRKELISSAVDSVRSQTHNSWELIIVNDGGESAADIVSGYNDSRIIYHDEKHCSKGHAINTAFSLSSGSYIAYLDDDDIWLPNHLEHALFFLRNLPQVDMTYSDMIETTLEQQEKSWRKIRSRPLHTPQVSFRDLLECNCIPGITVVHTRALFEQTGGMDASLEVLVDFDFWRRLSMRTDPYHITSLTAERFFRQSPGTTGLGQITNLNTSSRRRYLANVCRILRKELPDFISNTIKEEQNFIRRKVQALFLMSQGDYFTDIDNLKRAAASYKLAGKHSLQLSRDLMEELHHSEKGT, translated from the coding sequence ATTCCAATCGCCAAATGCACAGTAAGCATCGTTATCCCTCTCTTCAATCGGGTGGAACTCACCGAGCAATGCTGGAATGCCATTCTGAAGCATACAGGCACGCCCTTTCCCTATGAAATCATCTTTGTGGACAATGCTTCCACTGATAGAACTTCCGAATTTCTTTCAAACCTGCCGCAGACTCAATCCCCGCCTGTCAACGCAATCCGCAACGAACAAAATATCGGATTTGCCCGAGCCTGCAACCAAGGAGCTCAAGCCAGCAAAGGAGAGTATGTCGTTTTCCTGAACAACGACACGCAAGTTCATGAGAACTGGCTTACACCCCTTGTTGATGAGTTGAATTCGAACAGAGACACCGGAGTGGTTGGAGGCTGCCTTCTCTATGCGGACGGAACGGTCCAACATGCCGGGGTGGTCATCGGGCGAAATCGGATTCCGTATCATATTTTTCATACAGCCAGCCCCGATGACCCGATGGTTTCCGAACGTCGGGAATATCGCATAGTCACAGGCGCATGTATGGCGGTCCGCAAAACAGAATTTCTGAGCATGGACGGCTTTGACGAGGGCTATATCAATGGTCATGAGGATGTAGATTTATGCCTGCGCTATCATGAAAATCACCAAAAGATCATTTATCGCCCCGAGTGCAAGGTCACCCATTTCGAAAGTCAAAGTGAAGGTCGATTCGAGCACTGCCAGGCCAACACAGAACGCACATATCTTCGTTGGTACAACAAGTTGACGCAAGATGATTTCAATTACGCCTTTCTTGAGTCCAAGCGCAAAACACCAGACCACCCATTGTCCATAGCTATCAAAATCCCGGCTCTCGACCATAGAGCTGAGCCGGATGCCAACACACTCAAGGCCGAAGCTCTTGCCGCAAAATTCAGCCAAATGGGTCATTTCTGTCGCATAGATTTCAATGATGAATGGGGGCATGACGATCTTGATGTGGATATCACCGTAGTCTTTGTCGGCAGAACCCGATACAAAACCAAACCCTATTCCCAAAACGTCCTCTGGGTAGAAAACGAAAAAGAACTCGCTTCTGGAGATCTGAAACAATATTCACTGATTGTCTGCCCAACAACCATGGAATCTTCACTAAAAACCGTGTGTACTCATACGGAAATCATACCCATTTCTGACAGGACAACGGGCTCCTCTTCTGAACTCGCGGCCTTGGAATCCGCCATGGTCCGATTGTCAAAGACTCCGCCGAGCGGAAAGATCTCAACGACTGGCCCGGAAAAGGTGTCGATCCTCATGGCAACATACAATCGAAAGGAGTTGATCTCCTCCGCCGTAGACTCGGTGAGAAGCCAAACTCACAACTCGTGGGAACTGATCATCGTCAACGATGGCGGGGAAAGTGCCGCCGATATTGTGAGCGGCTACAATGACAGCCGGATTATCTACCACGACGAAAAGCATTGTTCGAAAGGACACGCCATAAACACAGCCTTTTCCCTTTCGTCCGGCAGTTATATTGCCTACCTTGATGACGACGATATCTGGCTTCCAAACCACTTGGAACACGCCCTGTTCTTCCTGCGCAACCTGCCGCAAGTGGATATGACTTATTCGGATATGATCGAAACCACGCTTGAACAACAGGAAAAAAGCTGGAGAAAGATTCGCAGCCGCCCTCTACATACTCCACAGGTATCTTTCCGCGATCTCTTGGAATGCAACTGTATTCCGGGCATAACCGTTGTCCATACTCGTGCTCTTTTTGAACAGACAGGCGGAATGGATGCCTCTCTGGAAGTCCTTGTAGATTTCGACTTTTGGAGAAGACTCTCCATGCGTACTGATCCGTACCATATCACTTCGCTGACGGCAGAACGATTCTTTCGCCAATCTCCCGGAACAACAGGATTAGGACAGATAACCAATCTAAATACCTCAAGTCGTCGCCGCTATCTGGCCAATGTGTGCCGGATATTACGAAAGGAACTCCCTGATTTCATCTCCAATACCATCAAGGAAGAACAAAATTTCATACGCAGAAAGGTGCAGGCATTATTTCTCATGTCCCAGGGAGATTACTTCACGGATATAGACAATCTCAAACGGGCTGCAGCAAGCTACAAGCTGGCGGGAAAACATTCCCTGCAATTATCGAGAGACCTTATGGAAGAACTCCATCACTCCGAAAAGGGAACATAA
- a CDS encoding glycosyltransferase gives MNLLIVIWNLTLGRGGRQRAGAALANDMFRRGHQCTVLVNDTKPSAPLFQLDDGIKLLHLDTSEHLKYRDKLLRHHNDPQFHENVRRQILDVAPDAILVMSSSREILMWPAILKNTGVPLIFSERTDPTFMEPFCWGSREERLAVLSTADLIHFQMEGFRPYYPEFLQKRLRAIPNQVAQATTLSDPTGKNQSPKIIINVARMDEHKHQPLLAKAFGLIATNYPDWELHFWGGEGRLAESLKQTIAKADVAEQAYVHKSTDDINEKLTHAQIFAFPSEFEGCPNALLEAMAHGLPTIGYAQCGGTNEIIVNGINGLLFDDLNPDVIAQALKTLLDDAALRESMGKAALKTSKQFSPRTVFDKYEELFIEASRFKGKTRLEGMDMTSEEALSRKELERLYSLQWI, from the coding sequence ATGAATCTACTGATTGTTATCTGGAATCTGACTCTGGGACGAGGGGGGCGCCAACGTGCTGGAGCCGCACTGGCCAACGACATGTTTCGCCGTGGCCACCAATGTACAGTTCTCGTCAATGACACCAAACCTTCAGCCCCCTTGTTCCAACTTGACGATGGTATAAAACTTCTGCACCTCGACACCTCAGAACATCTAAAATATCGCGACAAACTTCTCCGCCACCATAATGACCCACAATTCCACGAGAACGTACGTCGTCAAATTCTCGACGTGGCACCGGATGCAATCCTTGTCATGAGTTCAAGCCGCGAGATCCTGATGTGGCCAGCGATTCTCAAAAACACCGGCGTGCCGCTCATCTTTTCAGAAAGGACCGATCCCACATTCATGGAGCCTTTTTGCTGGGGAAGCAGAGAAGAACGTCTGGCTGTACTTTCCACAGCCGACCTCATCCACTTTCAAATGGAAGGTTTCAGACCTTATTATCCCGAATTCCTCCAAAAGCGTCTCCGCGCTATTCCCAATCAGGTTGCCCAGGCCACAACGCTTTCCGACCCTACTGGAAAGAATCAATCTCCAAAAATCATCATCAATGTGGCCCGCATGGATGAACACAAGCATCAGCCTCTACTCGCCAAAGCTTTCGGATTAATCGCAACGAATTATCCCGATTGGGAACTCCATTTTTGGGGCGGCGAAGGAAGACTGGCAGAGAGTCTGAAACAAACCATTGCCAAAGCAGATGTTGCGGAACAAGCATATGTCCACAAATCCACCGACGACATCAATGAAAAGCTGACGCATGCGCAAATTTTTGCGTTCCCATCAGAATTTGAAGGATGTCCCAATGCCCTGCTTGAGGCCATGGCCCACGGCCTGCCTACCATAGGATATGCACAGTGCGGCGGCACCAATGAAATTATCGTCAACGGGATCAATGGACTTCTTTTCGACGACCTGAATCCTGACGTTATTGCACAGGCATTAAAGACACTGCTTGATGACGCTGCTCTCCGTGAGAGCATGGGCAAAGCCGCACTGAAAACGTCAAAACAATTTTCCCCCAGAACGGTATTCGATAAGTACGAAGAACTCTTCATCGAAGCCTCTCGATTCAAAGGGAAAACACGATTAGAAGGCATGGACATGACGAGTGAAGAAGCCCTAAGCCGAAAAGAATTGGAGCGCCTCTATTCTCTGCAGTGGATATGA